Proteins encoded together in one Mobula birostris isolate sMobBir1 chromosome 9, sMobBir1.hap1, whole genome shotgun sequence window:
- the tmem186 gene encoding transmembrane protein 186 isoform X1 — protein MAVGGAVTRLPLGGIYRILFPSRVTVFKNMSNFYQRMHQSRALLAVCASGPPKYAVVFNHFKLCVTIHRQQLAKLNFGSSKGQNTAGGLIQCRALSVGGLEYRTQPKNTISDNEHFTVVYKFQGIRFLRTISRLKILQTGITMALLPTVYYFYTLDLVQYSLVSYITVLSGLALVMLYSMSYYLRRFIGMLYLNDSGTTLMVSHLTFWGRRNNFYVPVEDVMPLADTGDSTNETILQFRRYNSTEVLYLTIRFGQVADKQKFLHVFGGVN, from the coding sequence gtGACAGTTTTTAAGAACATGTCCAACTTTTATCAAAGAATGCATCAATCAAGAGCTTTGTTGGCTGTGTGTGCTTCAGGTCCCCCAAAATATGCAGTTGTTTTCAATCATTTCAAGCTTTGTGTCACAATACATCGTCAACAGCTGGCAAAGTTGAACTTTGGTTCAAGCAAAGGGCAGAATACTGCAGGAGGACTGATTCAGTGTCGGGCTCTGTCTGTCGGTGGCCTAGAGTACCGGACTCAACCAAAGAATACAATTTCAGATAATGAACATTTCACAGTGGTATACAAGTTTCAAGGAATACGATTCTTGAGAACTATTTCTAGGTTAAAAATACTTCAGACTGGCATAACTATGGCTCTTCTACCTACAGTTTATTACTTTTACACCCTGGATCTGGTTCAGTATTCTCTGGTTagttatatcactgtgttatcgggTTTAGCCTTAGTTATGCTTTATTCTATGAGTTACTATCTTAGACGTTTCATAGGGATGTTGTATTTGAATGATTCAGGAACCACACTGATGGTTTCACATCTGACTTTTTGGGGAAGAAGGAATAATTTTTATGTCCCAGTTGAAGATGTCATGCCTCTTGCAGATACAGGCGATTCAACAAATGAAACTATTCTGCAGTTTAGAAGGTACAATAGCACTGAAGTTTTGTACCTCACAATTAGATTTGGTCAGGTAGCTGATAAACAAAAATTCTTGCACGTATTTGGTGGGGTTAACTGA
- the tmem186 gene encoding transmembrane protein 186 isoform X2, translating to MSNFYQRMHQSRALLAVCASGPPKYAVVFNHFKLCVTIHRQQLAKLNFGSSKGQNTAGGLIQCRALSVGGLEYRTQPKNTISDNEHFTVVYKFQGIRFLRTISRLKILQTGITMALLPTVYYFYTLDLVQYSLVSYITVLSGLALVMLYSMSYYLRRFIGMLYLNDSGTTLMVSHLTFWGRRNNFYVPVEDVMPLADTGDSTNETILQFRRYNSTEVLYLTIRFGQVADKQKFLHVFGGVN from the coding sequence ATGTCCAACTTTTATCAAAGAATGCATCAATCAAGAGCTTTGTTGGCTGTGTGTGCTTCAGGTCCCCCAAAATATGCAGTTGTTTTCAATCATTTCAAGCTTTGTGTCACAATACATCGTCAACAGCTGGCAAAGTTGAACTTTGGTTCAAGCAAAGGGCAGAATACTGCAGGAGGACTGATTCAGTGTCGGGCTCTGTCTGTCGGTGGCCTAGAGTACCGGACTCAACCAAAGAATACAATTTCAGATAATGAACATTTCACAGTGGTATACAAGTTTCAAGGAATACGATTCTTGAGAACTATTTCTAGGTTAAAAATACTTCAGACTGGCATAACTATGGCTCTTCTACCTACAGTTTATTACTTTTACACCCTGGATCTGGTTCAGTATTCTCTGGTTagttatatcactgtgttatcgggTTTAGCCTTAGTTATGCTTTATTCTATGAGTTACTATCTTAGACGTTTCATAGGGATGTTGTATTTGAATGATTCAGGAACCACACTGATGGTTTCACATCTGACTTTTTGGGGAAGAAGGAATAATTTTTATGTCCCAGTTGAAGATGTCATGCCTCTTGCAGATACAGGCGATTCAACAAATGAAACTATTCTGCAGTTTAGAAGGTACAATAGCACTGAAGTTTTGTACCTCACAATTAGATTTGGTCAGGTAGCTGATAAACAAAAATTCTTGCACGTATTTGGTGGGGTTAACTGA